In a single window of the Elaeis guineensis isolate ETL-2024a chromosome 8, EG11, whole genome shotgun sequence genome:
- the LOC105035323 gene encoding protein ROS1A isoform X9, translating into MDTSGEAQLKQQQDLEKKGPWVLATAVPENKTAISDNNQGIPAGNSNSLEPSSASATGDRSLSSSSRDGLCVPFLPNLNSLTKEAACTSMKEEAYLPVAPLTPAKAEENANNGSLKLLASVTPDKVKTVEDCIPPELINLVGEELTDGVKNQELDDQCSNCNRLVPTTVIERASSPKGVKQHVQTSLAAQQLESGKDEQRNYPGISLNSTPRQKTRRKRYMPKVIQEGKPTKTPQPATPNPLTPMPVRKNGNHSKSREKKSLNSLDTSTNIARETVGRSNAEGTSADPHVINGTKPVRQRLKFESEGGPVNECLESTINNAQSRGRGRPRRTPATSRSKSKLQLSQEIEVVVENSSAGLVFDLTRSLNQMLEEYITLPEIPTPPAQSFKRESLKETSKNFAGNRNSIKKSICGQQAKMQTCQKRVNPIGKADFILVKDDNNKAGMKRDYSHIDSAQTGCALSKDAHFMQGSEEINQASRSDQTSSHGSYSQERQKRMRTEKQDLQYHQFMQCYSTEFASADAQKLLTSDKLQSPDCMLTFNHIRRPTKKRSKIPVRACKLSSIASITGCNHLLPTPEMPPEACSRTFFAAKCKRMKRKRHPRNGQALLVKIMPLDVDHEHKLGPCIYSSLERKSVGSTASGGDFPEKDLHHCQIIPLQDYPIRNSVQELPFINPVSQAIIPYVNDMNDVIWKIQQLDLQEGQVHSATEPQNALVPFGGNMMVPYDGPFDIIKKQRPRAKVELDGETNRVWKILMGKTCSDEAEGLDVDKEKWWEEERRVFRGRADSFIARMRLVQGDRRFSLWKGSVVDSVIGVFLTQNVSDHLSSSAFMALAARFSLQSRCNGADLNAEKMSKSTEKQDGSSVPSDATNWQEKGFSPDAYHQGPLEIHDADYVKENETANSNESMGTNSRGNIVDDSKGIGVHIHGSEPKKGFETPHYRIDTLISGTGSTESEDRQFFEDVVSSQNFVASSGNSLDYLIQTVDPVGSNSGSNSEANIITGSMSSGLDSSVSFEENVNIAGNTQNQEMDNRGNDRVLLEKNCGGYDKESCEEGENGTKITHGLNNLEGACRSIRYAPNFHLECSEHNIRGVPSVPAARRSDNSLNFMLVGMENINVVREESISNLPFTASGTMKTNKIKKIDRHSSLSSENATNSAGERSALLSKITEALDSCACINGNSLQSPTCSRVNHIRTNFQQEERKANFPMQNTQHAVAEIPHIQEHQTCLNSCNIEKKTLEVAETVDFNSKDEVCSPQKVSKEGAKSTSRAKKAKVDTEKVETFDWDSLRRQAYCNGYQKERSSERMDSLDWEAVRCADVNEISEAIRERGMNNVLAGRIKDFLNRLVKEHGSIDLEWLRDIPPDKAKDYLLSIQGLGLKSVECVRLLTLHHLAFPVDTNVGRICVRLGWVPLQPLPESLQLHLLELYPIMATIQKFLWPRLCKLDQETLYELHYQMITFGKVFCTKSKPNCNACPMRGECKHFASAFASARFTLPGPEEKSIASSTIPPPSAYDHIQNSNPALLAQPEESKFSQGITGNNCEPIIEEPASPEPARMENFERDIEEAFYEDPDEIPTIKLNLDEFTQNLQNYIQENIIDLQEDDMAKAIVAITKEAASIPMPKLKNVSRLRTEHQVYDIPDSHPLLEGLDRRQSDDPCPYLLTIWTPGETAKSTEPPETCCNSQDTGELCDNKTCFACSCRREEQAQIVRGTILIPCRTAMRGSFPLNGTYFQVNEVFADHQTSYSPIHVPRKWIWNLPRRTVYFGTSVPSIFKGLTTEETQQCFWRGYICVRGFERETRAPKPLCARLHFPASKAPKNKKTPFKEAKK; encoded by the exons ATGGATACAAGTGGAGAAGCTCAGCTTAAGCAGCAGCAGGACTTGGAGAAGAAGGGCCCTTGGGTTCTGGCTACGGCAGTCCCCGAGAATAAGACTGCAATCTCAGACAATAACCAGGGGATTCCAGCAGGCAATTCAAACTCCCTTGAACCAAGCAGTGCCTCTGCTACAGGTGACCGAAGCTTGAGCTCCAGTTCAAGAG ATGGTCTTTGTGTTCCATTTCTTCCAAATCTTAATTCCTTGACGAAGGAAGCAGCTTGCACTAGCATGAAAGAGGAAGCATACCTTCCAGTAGCCCCTCTGACACCAGCCAAGG CAGAGGAGAACGCCAACAATGGTTCCTTAAAACTTTTAGCATCTGTAACCCCAGATAAGGTGAAGACTGTGGAAGATTGTATCCCTCCAGAGCTGATTAATCTGGTTGGTGAAGAGTTAACTGATGGGGTAAAAAATCAGGAGCTAGATGATCAATGCTCTAACTGTAATCGCTTAGTGCCAACAACTGTAATTGAAAGGGCCTCTTCACCAAAGGGAGTCAAACAGCATGTTCAAACATCATTGGCTGCTCAACAATTGGAATCTGGAAAGGATGAGCAAAGGAATTACCCAGGAATAAGTTTGAACAGCACTCCAAGGCAAAAGACACGACGGAAAAGGTACATGCCAAAGGTTATTCAAGAAGGCAAGCCAACCAAAACTCCGCAGCCAGCAACACCAAATCCTCTTACCCCCATGCCAGTCAGGAAAAATGGAAATCATAGTAAGAGCCGGGAGAAGAAAAGCCTAAATTCTTTGGACACATCCACAAATATTGCAAGAGAAACTGTTGGCAGATCAAATGCAGAAGGGACAAGTGCTGATCCACATGTCATAAATGGGACCAAACCAGTCAGGCAAAGGTTAAAGTTTGAATCTGAAGGTGGACCAGTAAATGAATGCCTAGAATCAACAATCAACAATGCACAATCTCGGGGTAGAGGGAGACCTAGACGTACTCCTGCTACCTCCAGAAGTAAATCAAAATTGCAGCTCAGCCAAGAAATAGAAGTGGTTGTGGAAAATTCATCAGCCGGATTAGTATTTGATCTCACTCGTTCACTAAACCAAATGCTGGAAGAGTATATAACGTTGCCAGAAATTCCAACCCCACCTGCTCAGTCTTTTAAAAGGGAATCATTGAAAGAAACTTCAAAGAATTTTGCTGGCAATAGAAATAGTATCAAAAAATCTATTTGTGGTCAACAGGCAAAAATGCAAACCTGTCAGAAGCGGGTAAATCCAATTGGAAAGGCAGATTTTATATTAGTCAAAGATGACAATAACAAGGCAGGAATGAAAAGGGACTACAGTCATATTGATAGTGCTCAAACTGGTTGTGCACTTTCAAAAGATGCCCACTTCATGCAGGGCAGTGAAGAGATAAATCAGGCTAGCAGATCTGATCAAACAAGCAGCCATGGTTCATACTCTCAAGAGCGGCAAAAAAGGATGAGGACAGAAAAGCAAGACTTACAATATCATCAATTTATGCAATGTTATTCCACAGAGTTTGCATCTGCAGATGCACAAAAGTTGCTGACGTCAGATAAGTTGCAATCTCCAGACTGCATGTTGACATTTAACCATATCAGAAGACCAACAAAGAAGAGATCAAAGATACCAGTCCGAGCATGCAAGTTAAGTTCTATTGCTTCCATCACAGGCTGCAATCACCTATTGCCAACTCCTGAAATGCCACCTGAAGCATGCAGCAGAACCTTTTTTGCAGCCAAATGTAagaggatgaaaagaaaaaggcATCCAAGAAATGGACAAGCTCTTCTCGTCAAGATCATGCCTTTAGATGTGGATCATGAGCATAAGCTTGGGCCATGCATTTATAGTTCTCTGGAGCGAAAATCTGTTGGATCAACTGCATCAGGAGGAGATTTTCCAGAAAAGGATTTGCATCATTGTCAAATCATTCCCCTACAAGACTACCCGATTAGAAACAGTGTCCAAGAACTGCCCTTCATCAACCCGGTGTCTCAAGCAATTATTCCATATGTAAATGATATGAATGATGTTATTTGGAAGATACAACAACTGGACCTACAGGAGGGGCAGGTGCACAGTGCAACTGAACCACAAAATGCTCTTGTTCCTTTTGGTGGCAATATGATGGTTCCATATGATGGGCCCTTTGATATAATCAAGAAACAGCGCCCACGGGCTAAGGTTGAACTGGATGGAGAGACAAATAGGGTATGGAAGATTTTGATGGGGAAGACATGCAGTGATGAAGCTGAAGGATTGGATGTGGATAAAGAGAAATGGTGGGAAGAAGAAAGGCGAGTATTTCGTGGTCGTGCAGATTCATTCATTGCACGCATGCGTCTGGTCCAAG GGGATAGGCGCTTCTCTCTGTGGAAAGGATCAGTTGTTGATTCTGTGATAGGCGTATTTCTTACTCAGAATGTTTCAGACCATCTTTCCAG CTCTGCCTTCATGGCCCTTGCTGCAAGATTTTCTCTCCAGTCGAGGTGTAACGGTGCAGATCTTAATGCAGAAAAGATGAGCAAATCAACAGAAAAGCAAGATGGAAGCAGCGTTCCCTCTGATGCTACCAACTGGCAAGAAAAAGGGTTCAGTCCAGATGCATATCACCAGGGTCCTCTGGAGATCCATGATGCTGATTATGTGAAGGAAAATGAGACAGCTAACAGTAATGAATCCATGGGAACAAATAGCAGAGGTAACATTGTTGATGATTCAAAAGGCATAGGTGTGCACATCCATGGAAGTGAGCCAAAGAAAGGTTTTGAAACACCACACTACAGAATAGACACCTTGATTTCAGGAACAGGAAGCACAGAATCAGAAGATAGACAGTTCTTTGAGGATGTAGTTTCATCTCAGAACTTTGTTGCTTCATCTGGAAACTCTTTAGACTACCTAATTCAGACAGTGGATCCAGTAGGATCAAACTCAGGGTCAAACTCTGAAGCCAACATAATCACTGGAAGTATGTCCAGTGGCTTGGACAGCTCTGTTTCTTTTGAGGAGAATGTGAACATTGCAGGAAATACCCAAAACCAGGAAATGGACAACCGTGGCAACGACAGAGTTCTGTTAGAAAAAAATTGTGGTGGATATGATAAAGAGTCATGTGAAGAGGGTGAAAATGGTACAAAGATTACTCATGGATTAAATAATCTTGAAGGTGCTTGTAGATCAATAAGATATGCACCTAACTTCCATCTCGAATGTTCAGAGCATAATATAAGAGGTGTGCCATCTGTCCCTGCTGCACGTCGTTCTGACAATTCCTTGAACTTCATGTTGGTGGGCATGGAGAATATCAATGTAGTAAGAGAAGAAAGCATTTCAAACTTGCCATTTACTGCCTCTGGGACCATGAAgactaataaaataaaaaagatagacAGACACTCTAGCCTTTCATCAGAAAATGCAACTAATTCTGCAGGTGAGCGGTCAGCATTGCTCTCTAAAATAACAGAAGCACTCGATTCATGTGCATGCATAAATGGAAATTCTTTGCAATCACCAACTTGCTCAAGGGTGAATCATATTAGAACTAACTtccagcaggaagaaagaaaggcCAATTTCCCAATGCAAAACACTCAACATGCAGTCGCTGAAATACCACACATCCAGGAGCATCAAACATGTTTGAACTCATGTAATATTGAAAAGAAAACTTTAGAGGTTGCTGAGACAGTTGACTTTAATTCAAAAGATGAAGTTTGTAGTCCCCAAAAAGTCTCAAAAGAAGGAGCCAAAAGCACATCAAGAGCAAAGAAGGCAAAGGTTGATACTGAAAAGGTGGAGACTTTTGACTGGGATAGCTTGCGAAGACAGGCATATTGCAACGGTTATCAGAAAGAGAGAAGCAGTGAGAGAATGGACTCACTGGACTGGGAAGCAGTTAGGTGCGCAGATGTAAATGAAATTTCTGAAGCCATTCGAGAACGAGGAATGAACAATGTTCTGGCTGGGCGAATTAAG GATTTCCTTAACCGTTTGGTTAAAGAGCATGGAAGCATTGACCTTGAATGGCTAAGGGACATTCCACCAGACAAAGCAAA GGATTATCTCCTTAGCATACAAGGATTAGGACTCAAAAGTGTTGAGTGTGTTCGCCTTTTGACACTTCACCATCTAGCTTTCCCA GTTGACACAAATGTTGGTCGCATATGTGTAAGGCTAGGATGGGTACCACTTCAACCCCTTCCCGAGTCCCTTCAGTTGCATCTCCTAGAACT GTATCCTATCATGGCAACAATTCAGAAGTTCCTTTGGCCGCGGCTGTGTAAACTTGATCAAGAAACACT GTATGAGCTACACTATCAAATGATTACATTTGGAAAG GTATTCTGTACAAAAAGCAAGCCAAATTGCAATGCATGCCCAATGAGAGGAGAATGCAAGCACTTTGCAAGTGCTTTTGCAAG TGCAAGATTTACCCTCCCTGGACCAGAGGAAAAAAGCATAGCGAGCTCGACAATTCCCCCTCCCTCTGCATATGACCATATTCAGAATTCTAATCCAGCACTCCTAGCTCAACCTGAGGAAAGCAAATTCTCACAAGGAATTACTGGTAACAATTGTGAGCCTATCATCGAAGAGCCGGCAAGTCCAGAACCAGCACGTATGGAAAATTTTGAAAGGGATATTGAAGAAGCATTTTATGAAGATCCTGATGAAATTCCTACAATAAAGCTCAACTTGGATGAGTTCACACAGAATTTACAGAATTATATACAAGAAAACATTATAGATCTCCAAGAAGATGATATGGCTAAGGCTATAGTGGCCATCACTAAAGAGGCTGCTTCAATCCCTATGCCTAAGCTAAAGAATGTGAGCCGTCTCCGAACAGAGCATCAAGT ATATGACATTCCAGATTCACACCCACTTTTGGAAGGG CTGGATCGAAGACAATCTGATGATCCATGTCCCTACCTCCTCACTATATGGACTCCAG GTGAAACTGCCAAATCAACAGAGCCACCAGAAACATGTTGCAACTCTCAAGACACCGGTGAACTGTGTGACAATAAGACATGCTTTGCTTGCAGTTGTAGACGAGAAGAACAGGCACAAATAGTCAGAGGCACAATTTTG ATACCCTGTCGAACAGCAATGAGAGGAAGCTTTCCACTCAACGGCACTTATTTTCAAGTTAATGAG GTATTTGCGGATCACCAAACTAGTTATTCCCCTATTCATGTTCCCAGGAAATGGATATGGAACCTGCCAAGGCGGACTGTGTACTTTGGAACATCTGTGCCATCAATATTTAAAG GTCTAACAACAGAAGAGACACAACAATGCTTCTGGAGAG
- the LOC105035323 gene encoding protein ROS1A isoform X7 — translation MDTSGEAQLKQQQDLEKKGPWVLATAVPENKTAISDNNQGIPAGNSNSLEPSSASATGDRSLSSSSRDGLCVPFLPNLNSLTKEAACTSMKEEAYLPVAPLTPAKGKEIHGAMHSELVDLVDVEESNMETNIMQCSAEENANNGSLKLLASVTPDKVKTVEDCIPPELINLVGEELTDGVKNQELDDQCSNCNRLVPTTVIERASSPKGVKQHVQTSLAAQQLESGKDEQRNYPGISLNSTPRQKTRRKRYMPKVIQEGKPTKTPQPATPNPLTPMPVRKNGNHSKSREKKSLNSLDTSTNIARETVGRSNAEGTSADPHVINGTKPVRQRLKFESEGGPVNECLESTINNAQSRGRGRPRRTPATSRSKSKLQLSQEIEVVVENSSAGLVFDLTRSLNQMLEEYITLPEIPTPPAQSFKRESLKETSKNFAGNRNSIKKSICGQQAKMQTCQKRVNPIGKADFILVKDDNNKAGMKRDYSHIDSAQTGCALSKDAHFMQGSEEINQASRSDQTSSHGSYSQERQKRMRTEKQDLQYHQFMQCYSTEFASADAQKLLTSDKLQSPDCMLTFNHIRRPTKKRSKIPVRACKLSSIASITGCNHLLPTPEMPPEACSRTFFAAKCKRMKRKRHPRNGQALLVKIMPLDVDHEHKLGPCIYSSLERKSVGSTASGGDFPEKDLHHCQIIPLQDYPIRNSVQELPFINPVSQAIIPYVNDMNDVIWKIQQLDLQEGQVHSATEPQNALVPFGGNMMVPYDGPFDIIKKQRPRAKVELDGETNRVWKILMGKTCSDEAEGLDVDKEKWWEEERRVFRGRADSFIARMRLVQGDRRFSLWKGSVVDSVIGVFLTQNVSDHLSSSAFMALAARFSLQSRCNGADLNAEKMSKSTEKQDGSSVPSDATNWQEKGFSPDAYHQGPLEIHDADYVKENETANSNESMGTNSRGNIVDDSKGIGVHIHGSEPKKGFETPHYRIDTLISGTGSTESEDRQFFEDVVSSQNFVASSGNSLDYLIQTVDPVGSNSGSNSEANIITGSMSSGLDSSVSFEENVNIAGNTQNQEMDNRGNDRVLLEKNCGGYDKESCEEGENGTKITHGLNNLEGACRSIRYAPNFHLECSEHNIRGVPSVPAARRSDNSLNFMLVGMENINVVREESISNLPFTASGTMKTNKIKKIDRHSSLSSENATNSAGERSALLSKITEALDSCACINGNSLQSPTCSRVNHIRTNFQQEERKANFPMQNTQHAVAEIPHIQEHQTCLNSCNIEKKTLEVAETVDFNSKDEVCSPQKVSKEGAKSTSRAKKAKVDTEKVETFDWDSLRRQAYCNGYQKERSSERMDSLDWEAVRCADVNEISEAIRERGMNNVLAGRIKDFLNRLVKEHGSIDLEWLRDIPPDKAKDYLLSIQGLGLKSVECVRLLTLHHLAFPVDTNVGRICVRLGWVPLQPLPESLQLHLLELYPIMATIQKFLWPRLCKLDQETLYELHYQMITFGKVFCTKSKPNCNACPMRGECKHFASAFASARFTLPGPEEKSIASSTIPPPSAYDHIQNSNPALLAQPEESKFSQGITGNNCEPIIEEPASPEPARMENFERDIEEAFYEDPDEIPTIKLNLDEFTQNLQNYIQENIIDLQEDDMAKAIVAITKEAASIPMPKLKNVSRLRTEHQVYDIPDSHPLLEGLDRRQSDDPCPYLLTIWTPGETAKSTEPPETCCNSQDTGELCDNKTCFACSCRREEQAQIVRGTILIPCRTAMRGSFPLNGTYFQVNEVFADHQTSYSPIHVPRKWIWNLPRRTVYFGTSVPSIFKGLTTEETQQCFWRGYICVRGFERETRAPKPLCARLHFPASKAPKNKKTPFKEAKK, via the exons ATGGATACAAGTGGAGAAGCTCAGCTTAAGCAGCAGCAGGACTTGGAGAAGAAGGGCCCTTGGGTTCTGGCTACGGCAGTCCCCGAGAATAAGACTGCAATCTCAGACAATAACCAGGGGATTCCAGCAGGCAATTCAAACTCCCTTGAACCAAGCAGTGCCTCTGCTACAGGTGACCGAAGCTTGAGCTCCAGTTCAAGAG ATGGTCTTTGTGTTCCATTTCTTCCAAATCTTAATTCCTTGACGAAGGAAGCAGCTTGCACTAGCATGAAAGAGGAAGCATACCTTCCAGTAGCCCCTCTGACACCAGCCAAGGGTAAAGAAATACATGGTGCTATGCATAGTGAACTGGTTGATTTGGTTGATGTAGAGGAAAGCAACATGGAGACTAACATAATGCAATGTTCAGCAGAGGAGAACGCCAACAATGGTTCCTTAAAACTTTTAGCATCTGTAACCCCAGATAAGGTGAAGACTGTGGAAGATTGTATCCCTCCAGAGCTGATTAATCTGGTTGGTGAAGAGTTAACTGATGGGGTAAAAAATCAGGAGCTAGATGATCAATGCTCTAACTGTAATCGCTTAGTGCCAACAACTGTAATTGAAAGGGCCTCTTCACCAAAGGGAGTCAAACAGCATGTTCAAACATCATTGGCTGCTCAACAATTGGAATCTGGAAAGGATGAGCAAAGGAATTACCCAGGAATAAGTTTGAACAGCACTCCAAGGCAAAAGACACGACGGAAAAGGTACATGCCAAAGGTTATTCAAGAAGGCAAGCCAACCAAAACTCCGCAGCCAGCAACACCAAATCCTCTTACCCCCATGCCAGTCAGGAAAAATGGAAATCATAGTAAGAGCCGGGAGAAGAAAAGCCTAAATTCTTTGGACACATCCACAAATATTGCAAGAGAAACTGTTGGCAGATCAAATGCAGAAGGGACAAGTGCTGATCCACATGTCATAAATGGGACCAAACCAGTCAGGCAAAGGTTAAAGTTTGAATCTGAAGGTGGACCAGTAAATGAATGCCTAGAATCAACAATCAACAATGCACAATCTCGGGGTAGAGGGAGACCTAGACGTACTCCTGCTACCTCCAGAAGTAAATCAAAATTGCAGCTCAGCCAAGAAATAGAAGTGGTTGTGGAAAATTCATCAGCCGGATTAGTATTTGATCTCACTCGTTCACTAAACCAAATGCTGGAAGAGTATATAACGTTGCCAGAAATTCCAACCCCACCTGCTCAGTCTTTTAAAAGGGAATCATTGAAAGAAACTTCAAAGAATTTTGCTGGCAATAGAAATAGTATCAAAAAATCTATTTGTGGTCAACAGGCAAAAATGCAAACCTGTCAGAAGCGGGTAAATCCAATTGGAAAGGCAGATTTTATATTAGTCAAAGATGACAATAACAAGGCAGGAATGAAAAGGGACTACAGTCATATTGATAGTGCTCAAACTGGTTGTGCACTTTCAAAAGATGCCCACTTCATGCAGGGCAGTGAAGAGATAAATCAGGCTAGCAGATCTGATCAAACAAGCAGCCATGGTTCATACTCTCAAGAGCGGCAAAAAAGGATGAGGACAGAAAAGCAAGACTTACAATATCATCAATTTATGCAATGTTATTCCACAGAGTTTGCATCTGCAGATGCACAAAAGTTGCTGACGTCAGATAAGTTGCAATCTCCAGACTGCATGTTGACATTTAACCATATCAGAAGACCAACAAAGAAGAGATCAAAGATACCAGTCCGAGCATGCAAGTTAAGTTCTATTGCTTCCATCACAGGCTGCAATCACCTATTGCCAACTCCTGAAATGCCACCTGAAGCATGCAGCAGAACCTTTTTTGCAGCCAAATGTAagaggatgaaaagaaaaaggcATCCAAGAAATGGACAAGCTCTTCTCGTCAAGATCATGCCTTTAGATGTGGATCATGAGCATAAGCTTGGGCCATGCATTTATAGTTCTCTGGAGCGAAAATCTGTTGGATCAACTGCATCAGGAGGAGATTTTCCAGAAAAGGATTTGCATCATTGTCAAATCATTCCCCTACAAGACTACCCGATTAGAAACAGTGTCCAAGAACTGCCCTTCATCAACCCGGTGTCTCAAGCAATTATTCCATATGTAAATGATATGAATGATGTTATTTGGAAGATACAACAACTGGACCTACAGGAGGGGCAGGTGCACAGTGCAACTGAACCACAAAATGCTCTTGTTCCTTTTGGTGGCAATATGATGGTTCCATATGATGGGCCCTTTGATATAATCAAGAAACAGCGCCCACGGGCTAAGGTTGAACTGGATGGAGAGACAAATAGGGTATGGAAGATTTTGATGGGGAAGACATGCAGTGATGAAGCTGAAGGATTGGATGTGGATAAAGAGAAATGGTGGGAAGAAGAAAGGCGAGTATTTCGTGGTCGTGCAGATTCATTCATTGCACGCATGCGTCTGGTCCAAG GGGATAGGCGCTTCTCTCTGTGGAAAGGATCAGTTGTTGATTCTGTGATAGGCGTATTTCTTACTCAGAATGTTTCAGACCATCTTTCCAG CTCTGCCTTCATGGCCCTTGCTGCAAGATTTTCTCTCCAGTCGAGGTGTAACGGTGCAGATCTTAATGCAGAAAAGATGAGCAAATCAACAGAAAAGCAAGATGGAAGCAGCGTTCCCTCTGATGCTACCAACTGGCAAGAAAAAGGGTTCAGTCCAGATGCATATCACCAGGGTCCTCTGGAGATCCATGATGCTGATTATGTGAAGGAAAATGAGACAGCTAACAGTAATGAATCCATGGGAACAAATAGCAGAGGTAACATTGTTGATGATTCAAAAGGCATAGGTGTGCACATCCATGGAAGTGAGCCAAAGAAAGGTTTTGAAACACCACACTACAGAATAGACACCTTGATTTCAGGAACAGGAAGCACAGAATCAGAAGATAGACAGTTCTTTGAGGATGTAGTTTCATCTCAGAACTTTGTTGCTTCATCTGGAAACTCTTTAGACTACCTAATTCAGACAGTGGATCCAGTAGGATCAAACTCAGGGTCAAACTCTGAAGCCAACATAATCACTGGAAGTATGTCCAGTGGCTTGGACAGCTCTGTTTCTTTTGAGGAGAATGTGAACATTGCAGGAAATACCCAAAACCAGGAAATGGACAACCGTGGCAACGACAGAGTTCTGTTAGAAAAAAATTGTGGTGGATATGATAAAGAGTCATGTGAAGAGGGTGAAAATGGTACAAAGATTACTCATGGATTAAATAATCTTGAAGGTGCTTGTAGATCAATAAGATATGCACCTAACTTCCATCTCGAATGTTCAGAGCATAATATAAGAGGTGTGCCATCTGTCCCTGCTGCACGTCGTTCTGACAATTCCTTGAACTTCATGTTGGTGGGCATGGAGAATATCAATGTAGTAAGAGAAGAAAGCATTTCAAACTTGCCATTTACTGCCTCTGGGACCATGAAgactaataaaataaaaaagatagacAGACACTCTAGCCTTTCATCAGAAAATGCAACTAATTCTGCAGGTGAGCGGTCAGCATTGCTCTCTAAAATAACAGAAGCACTCGATTCATGTGCATGCATAAATGGAAATTCTTTGCAATCACCAACTTGCTCAAGGGTGAATCATATTAGAACTAACTtccagcaggaagaaagaaaggcCAATTTCCCAATGCAAAACACTCAACATGCAGTCGCTGAAATACCACACATCCAGGAGCATCAAACATGTTTGAACTCATGTAATATTGAAAAGAAAACTTTAGAGGTTGCTGAGACAGTTGACTTTAATTCAAAAGATGAAGTTTGTAGTCCCCAAAAAGTCTCAAAAGAAGGAGCCAAAAGCACATCAAGAGCAAAGAAGGCAAAGGTTGATACTGAAAAGGTGGAGACTTTTGACTGGGATAGCTTGCGAAGACAGGCATATTGCAACGGTTATCAGAAAGAGAGAAGCAGTGAGAGAATGGACTCACTGGACTGGGAAGCAGTTAGGTGCGCAGATGTAAATGAAATTTCTGAAGCCATTCGAGAACGAGGAATGAACAATGTTCTGGCTGGGCGAATTAAG GATTTCCTTAACCGTTTGGTTAAAGAGCATGGAAGCATTGACCTTGAATGGCTAAGGGACATTCCACCAGACAAAGCAAA GGATTATCTCCTTAGCATACAAGGATTAGGACTCAAAAGTGTTGAGTGTGTTCGCCTTTTGACACTTCACCATCTAGCTTTCCCA GTTGACACAAATGTTGGTCGCATATGTGTAAGGCTAGGATGGGTACCACTTCAACCCCTTCCCGAGTCCCTTCAGTTGCATCTCCTAGAACT GTATCCTATCATGGCAACAATTCAGAAGTTCCTTTGGCCGCGGCTGTGTAAACTTGATCAAGAAACACT GTATGAGCTACACTATCAAATGATTACATTTGGAAAG GTATTCTGTACAAAAAGCAAGCCAAATTGCAATGCATGCCCAATGAGAGGAGAATGCAAGCACTTTGCAAGTGCTTTTGCAAG TGCAAGATTTACCCTCCCTGGACCAGAGGAAAAAAGCATAGCGAGCTCGACAATTCCCCCTCCCTCTGCATATGACCATATTCAGAATTCTAATCCAGCACTCCTAGCTCAACCTGAGGAAAGCAAATTCTCACAAGGAATTACTGGTAACAATTGTGAGCCTATCATCGAAGAGCCGGCAAGTCCAGAACCAGCACGTATGGAAAATTTTGAAAGGGATATTGAAGAAGCATTTTATGAAGATCCTGATGAAATTCCTACAATAAAGCTCAACTTGGATGAGTTCACACAGAATTTACAGAATTATATACAAGAAAACATTATAGATCTCCAAGAAGATGATATGGCTAAGGCTATAGTGGCCATCACTAAAGAGGCTGCTTCAATCCCTATGCCTAAGCTAAAGAATGTGAGCCGTCTCCGAACAGAGCATCAAGT ATATGACATTCCAGATTCACACCCACTTTTGGAAGGG CTGGATCGAAGACAATCTGATGATCCATGTCCCTACCTCCTCACTATATGGACTCCAG GTGAAACTGCCAAATCAACAGAGCCACCAGAAACATGTTGCAACTCTCAAGACACCGGTGAACTGTGTGACAATAAGACATGCTTTGCTTGCAGTTGTAGACGAGAAGAACAGGCACAAATAGTCAGAGGCACAATTTTG ATACCCTGTCGAACAGCAATGAGAGGAAGCTTTCCACTCAACGGCACTTATTTTCAAGTTAATGAG GTATTTGCGGATCACCAAACTAGTTATTCCCCTATTCATGTTCCCAGGAAATGGATATGGAACCTGCCAAGGCGGACTGTGTACTTTGGAACATCTGTGCCATCAATATTTAAAG GTCTAACAACAGAAGAGACACAACAATGCTTCTGGAGAG